Proteins from one Pseudomonas bijieensis genomic window:
- a CDS encoding ABC transporter permease — protein sequence MSHLSPVREEYEVDLQPLTHVPLERELPLGQRLWQQGWLRKSLILLLLALLWEGVARYQNNDLLLPGFLQTASALYDGLLSGELLGKVWISLVVLIKGYLLGIVLAFGLTTLAVSTQFGRDVLSTLTSMFNPLPAIALLPLALLWFGLGQNSLIFVLVHSVLWALALNMYAGFLGVSETLRMAGRNYGLKGLRFVLFILIPAALPSILAGLKIGWAFAWRTLIAAELVFGATSGKGGLGWYIFQNRNELYTDKVFAGLAVVILIGLLVENLVFDSLERVTVKRWGMQR from the coding sequence ATGAGCCATTTATCGCCCGTGCGCGAAGAATACGAAGTCGATCTGCAACCCCTGACCCACGTGCCGCTGGAGCGCGAGTTGCCCCTGGGTCAGCGCCTCTGGCAACAGGGCTGGCTGCGCAAAAGCCTGATCCTGTTGCTGCTGGCGCTGCTTTGGGAGGGTGTGGCGCGCTATCAGAACAATGACCTGTTGCTGCCCGGTTTCCTGCAAACCGCCAGCGCCTTGTACGACGGCTTACTCAGCGGCGAGCTGCTGGGCAAGGTGTGGATTTCCCTGGTGGTGCTGATCAAGGGCTACCTGCTGGGCATCGTTTTGGCGTTTGGCCTGACCACGCTGGCCGTGTCGACCCAGTTCGGTCGCGATGTGCTCAGTACCCTGACGTCGATGTTCAACCCGTTGCCGGCCATCGCCCTGTTGCCGCTGGCGCTGCTGTGGTTCGGCCTGGGGCAGAACAGCCTGATTTTCGTGCTGGTGCATTCGGTGCTGTGGGCGCTGGCGTTGAACATGTATGCGGGGTTTCTTGGTGTGTCGGAAACGTTGCGCATGGCCGGTCGCAACTACGGGCTCAAGGGCCTGCGCTTTGTGCTGTTCATCCTAATCCCGGCGGCGCTGCCGTCGATCCTCGCCGGGTTGAAAATCGGCTGGGCCTTCGCCTGGCGCACGCTGATCGCCGCCGAACTGGTGTTCGGTGCCACCAGCGGCAAGGGCGGCCTGGGCTGGTACATCTTCCAGAACCGCAACGAGCTGTACACCGATAAGGTGTTTGCCGGGTTGGCGGTGGTGATTTTGATTGGGTTGTTGGTGGAGAACCTGGTGTTTGATTCCCTGGAGCGGGTGACGGTGAAGCGCTGGGGGATGCAGCGTTGA
- a CDS encoding ABC transporter ATP-binding protein, whose translation MNARLQGHAASNPTSTGTALLSVDNVSLEYRTPQRVVRATHQVSFEVDPADRFVLLGPSGCGKSTLLKAIGGFIAPCEGEIRLQGQTVSAPGPDRIVVFQEFDQLPPWKTVKQNVMFALLASHTLKRREAEERALHYLDKVGLAAFADAYPHTLSGGMKARVAIARALAMQPKILLMDEPFAALDALTRRKMQEELLLLWEEVRFTLLFVTHSIEEALVVGNRILLLSPHPGRVRAEIHSHQYDLHSLGGVGFQHTARRIHGLLFNEGQPLEAERELDFTDIRIAY comes from the coding sequence ATGAACGCGCGTTTGCAAGGCCACGCGGCCAGCAACCCCACTTCCACCGGAACCGCGTTGTTGTCGGTGGATAACGTCAGCCTGGAATACCGCACGCCGCAGCGGGTAGTACGGGCCACCCACCAGGTGAGTTTCGAAGTCGACCCGGCGGATCGCTTTGTTTTGCTCGGCCCGTCCGGTTGCGGCAAGTCCACCTTGCTCAAGGCCATTGGTGGTTTCATTGCGCCTTGCGAGGGCGAGATTCGCTTGCAAGGCCAAACCGTCAGTGCGCCGGGGCCGGACCGGATCGTGGTGTTCCAGGAATTCGATCAACTGCCGCCCTGGAAAACCGTGAAGCAGAACGTGATGTTCGCGCTGCTGGCGTCCCACACCCTCAAACGCCGCGAGGCCGAGGAACGGGCACTGCATTATCTGGACAAGGTCGGCCTGGCGGCGTTTGCCGATGCCTATCCCCACACCTTGTCCGGTGGCATGAAGGCCCGCGTCGCGATTGCCCGGGCATTGGCGATGCAGCCGAAAATCCTCTTGATGGACGAACCCTTCGCCGCTCTCGATGCCCTGACCCGGCGCAAGATGCAGGAAGAATTGCTGCTGCTCTGGGAGGAGGTGCGCTTCACCTTGCTGTTCGTCACTCACTCCATCGAAGAGGCGTTGGTGGTGGGCAATCGCATCCTCCTGTTGTCGCCGCATCCTGGCCGTGTACGGGCGGAAATCCACAGCCATCAATACGATTTGCACAGCCTCGGTGGCGTAGGGTTCCAACACACGGCGCGGCGTATCCATGGGCTGCTGTTCAATGAAGGCCAGCCGCTTGAAGCCGAGCGGGAGCTGGATTTCACCGATATTCGTATCGCGTACTAA
- a CDS encoding ABC transporter substrate-binding protein → MSKRIAFAPLAAAVGLGFSLLAGSLVAPASAHAEGEIRIAEQFGIVYLLLNVVRDQQLIEKHGKQEGIDIKVDWTQLSGGAAVNDALLSGSIDIAGAGVGPLLTVWDRTRGKQNVKAVASLGNFPYYLLSNNPKVKTIADFTEQDRIAVPAVGVSVQSRFLQYAAAKQWGDKDFNRLDKYTLAVPHPDATAALIAGGTELTGHFSNPPFQDQALQNPNVHVVLNSYDVLGPNSPTVLFATEKFRDENPKTYKAFVEALTEAAEFAQNDKGAAADTYLRVTKAKIDRATLLKIIDNPQIEFTVTPKNTYPLAEFLYRVGAIKNKPASWEDYFFQDAKPLQGS, encoded by the coding sequence ATGTCCAAACGCATTGCTTTTGCACCGCTGGCCGCCGCCGTCGGCCTGGGGTTCAGTTTACTGGCCGGCAGCCTGGTCGCGCCCGCCAGTGCCCACGCCGAGGGCGAGATTCGTATCGCCGAGCAGTTCGGCATCGTTTACCTGTTGCTCAACGTGGTTCGTGACCAACAACTGATCGAGAAGCATGGCAAGCAGGAAGGTATCGACATCAAGGTCGACTGGACCCAGTTGTCCGGCGGCGCGGCAGTCAACGATGCGTTGCTGTCGGGCTCCATCGACATTGCCGGGGCCGGCGTCGGGCCGTTGTTGACGGTCTGGGACCGCACCCGTGGCAAGCAGAACGTCAAGGCCGTGGCTTCCCTGGGCAACTTTCCCTATTACCTGTTGAGCAACAACCCCAAGGTCAAGACCATCGCCGACTTCACCGAGCAGGACCGCATCGCGGTGCCGGCGGTGGGTGTTTCGGTGCAGTCACGGTTCCTGCAATACGCCGCCGCGAAGCAGTGGGGCGACAAGGACTTCAATCGCCTCGACAAGTACACCCTGGCGGTTCCGCACCCGGACGCCACGGCGGCGTTGATTGCCGGCGGCACCGAGTTGACCGGGCATTTCTCCAACCCGCCGTTCCAGGACCAGGCGCTGCAAAACCCCAACGTCCACGTGGTGCTCAACTCCTATGACGTGCTGGGGCCGAACTCGCCCACGGTGCTGTTCGCCACCGAGAAATTCCGCGATGAAAACCCGAAGACCTACAAGGCGTTCGTCGAGGCGTTGACCGAAGCGGCCGAGTTCGCCCAGAACGACAAGGGCGCGGCGGCGGACACCTACCTGCGGGTGACCAAGGCCAAGATCGACCGGGCGACCTTGCTGAAGATCATCGATAACCCGCAGATCGAATTCACTGTCACGCCGAAAAACACCTACCCGCTGGCCGAATTCCTCTACCGCGTCGGCGCGATCAAGAACAAACCCGCGTCATGGGAAGACTATTTCTTCCAGGACGCCAAACCGTTGCAGGGGAGCTGA
- a CDS encoding TauD/TfdA dioxygenase family protein gives MSAVSYSPDSPIANIAPQSFEIRPFPDAVGAEIVGLDLSRPINDQDFARIHRAHLDYHVVVFRDQRITPEQQIAFSRRFGVLQIHVLKQFLLAGHPEILIVSNIIENGQSIGLGDAGKFWHSDLSYKELPSLGSMLHAQELPSEGGDTLFADMHKAWEGLPEALRKAVEGRSAAHSYTARYSETKFEGNWRPTLTPEQLAQVAEVVHPIVRTHPETGRKALFVSEGFTTRIVGLPEDESNALLAELYAHSVLPQNIYRHQWQPHDLVFWDNRSLIHLAAGCPSHLRRKLYRTTIQGDAPF, from the coding sequence ATGTCAGCCGTCTCTTATTCTCCAGATTCACCTATCGCGAACATTGCGCCGCAGTCGTTCGAAATCCGTCCGTTCCCCGATGCCGTCGGCGCTGAGATCGTCGGGCTGGACCTGTCCCGGCCGATCAATGACCAGGATTTCGCCCGCATCCATCGTGCGCACCTGGACTATCACGTTGTGGTGTTCCGCGACCAGCGCATCACTCCTGAACAACAGATCGCCTTCAGCCGCCGTTTCGGCGTGCTGCAAATCCATGTGCTCAAGCAGTTCCTGCTGGCCGGGCATCCGGAAATCCTCATCGTCTCCAACATCATCGAAAACGGCCAATCCATCGGCCTGGGGGATGCGGGCAAGTTCTGGCATTCGGACCTTTCCTACAAAGAGCTGCCCAGCCTCGGCTCAATGCTCCACGCCCAGGAGCTGCCGAGCGAAGGTGGCGACACGCTGTTCGCCGACATGCACAAGGCCTGGGAGGGCTTGCCCGAAGCCTTGCGTAAAGCGGTTGAAGGCCGTTCGGCGGCGCATTCCTACACGGCGCGCTACAGCGAAACCAAATTCGAAGGCAACTGGCGCCCGACGCTTACCCCAGAGCAATTGGCCCAGGTCGCGGAAGTGGTGCATCCGATCGTGCGCACCCACCCGGAAACCGGGCGCAAGGCGTTGTTCGTCAGCGAAGGCTTCACCACCCGCATCGTCGGCCTGCCGGAGGACGAGAGCAACGCACTGCTGGCCGAGCTGTATGCCCACAGCGTGCTGCCGCAGAACATCTATCGCCATCAATGGCAGCCCCATGACCTGGTGTTCTGGGACAACCGTTCGCTGATCCATCTGGCCGCCGGTTGCCCGAGTCATCTGCGCCGCAAGCTGTATCGCACCACCATCCAGGGCGACGCCCCTTTCTGA